From a single Brassica oleracea var. oleracea cultivar TO1000 chromosome C5, BOL, whole genome shotgun sequence genomic region:
- the LOC106343789 gene encoding ethylene-responsive transcription factor ERF019: MDYIDNTGETQSKYKGIRRRKWGKWVSEIRVPGTRDRLWLGSFSTAEGAAVAHDVAFYCLHKPNSLESLNFPHLLPPSIVSKTSPRSIQQAASNAGMAVDAGIVNSDHASGNSGNGDTTTAYYENGGALNISVYDYLDGHDHV, encoded by the coding sequence ATGGATTACATCGACAACACCGGCGAAACTCAATCAAAGTACAAAGGCATCCGTCGCCGGAAATGGGGGAAATGGGTATCGGAGATTCGAGTTCCGGGAACTCGCGACCGTCTCTGGTTAGGCTCATTCTCCACGGCGGAAGGCGCAGCCGTGGCGCACGACGTGGCTTTCTACTGTTTACACAAACCAAACTCGCTCGAGTCTCTCAACTTCCCTCACTTGCTTCCTCCTTCCATAGTTTCCAAGACCTCGCCGAGGTCTATCCAGCAAGCTGCTTCTAATGCCGGAATGGCCGTTGACGCCGGAATCGTTAACAGTGATCACGCGTCAGGGAACTCTGGGAATGGAGATACAACGACGGCGTATTATGAGAATGGAGGTGCGTTGAATATATCAGTGTATGATTATTTGGACGGTCACGATCACGTTTGA
- the LOC106295135 gene encoding cytochrome c, with amino-acid sequence MASFDEAPPGNSKAGEKIFRTKCAQCHTVDKGAGHKQGPNLNGLFGRQSGTTAGYSYSAANKNKAVEWEEKTLYDYLLNPKKYIPGTKMVFPGLKKPQDRADLIAYLKESTA; translated from the exons ATGGCGTCGTTTGATGAAGCACCCCCAGGAAACTCAAAGGCCGGAGAGAAGATCTTCAGGACCAAGTGTGCTCAGTGTCACACCGTTGACAAAGGCGCAGGTCACAAACAAG GTCCGAACCTAAACGGGCTGTTTGGAAGGCAGTCTGGAACAACAGCTGGTTACTCTTACTCTGCTGCTAACAAGAACAAAGCTGTGGAATGGGAAGAGAAGACCTTGTACGATTACTTGCTCAACCCCAAGAAG TACATTCCTGGAACGAAGATGGTCTTCCCTGGGCTCAAGAAGCCTCAAGACCGTGCTGATCTCATCGCCTACTTGAAGGAATCTACTGCTTAG
- the LOC106294213 gene encoding thylakoid membrane protein slr0575-like — protein sequence MQRAKMQWSAIMLTYGFPLAIIGMALKYAELKPVPCLSYADAVKLRESSATPILTQVRNDVTRYRNGDEQHLEEALKRIFQYGLGGGIPRRSAPILTMIKEEVYFSFAYLHLTWTLTDR from the exons ATGCAGAGAGCAAAGATGCAGTGGTCTGCTATTATGCTAACTTATGGGTTTCCTCTTGCTATTATCGGTATGGCACTCAAG TACGCAGAACTCAAACCAGTTCCTTGCTTGAGTTACGCAGATGCGGTGAAGCTTAGGGAGAGCTCTGCTACTCCTATTTTAACGCAG GTTAGAAATGATGTGACGAGATACCGTAATGGAGATGAACAGCATTTGGAAGAAGCACTGAAACGGATCTTTCAGTATGGACTG GGCGGAGGAATCCCAAGACGTAGTGCACCTATCTTAACGATGATAAAGGAAGAGGTGTATTTCTCGTTTGCTTACTTGCATTTGACATGGACATTGACCGACCGATGA
- the LOC106295133 gene encoding pentatricopeptide repeat-containing protein At1g22830 — translation MPSSPYRGLTVTELRKFIPKSWKRHIPQTRDDTSVPVALFKSVGQFISQGRLSEAFRTFSLLLLRHQSGSHEFVLQSAASLLSTCVELNEFVPGQQIHAHCISSGLEFDPVLVPKLVTFYSAFNLLHEAQTITESSDFNHPLPWNVLIGSYVRNKRFLEAVSAYKRMMNKGIQPDAFTYPSVLKACGALLDFASGRVVHGSVEVSPHRRSLYVCNALISMYARFGNVDIARRLFDTMSERDTVSWNTLINCYASQGKWEEALEFFDRMSLSGVDATVVTWNTLAGVLLQTGEYVKALSFVAKIRNHNVSLDSVAMINGLKACSQIGALRWGREFHCLAIRSCYARIENVGNSLITMYSRCGDLNHAFVVFQQMGANGLSTWNSIVSGYAHNERSEETCFLLREMMLAGFHPNHVTLASVLALCARVGSLQHGRELHCYILRRQSCFNDGLILWNSLVDMYSKSGKMGAAKRVFESMSKRDRVTYTSLIDGYGMLGEGEVALAWFKEMIRSGMEPDHVTMVAVLSACSHSDLVGEGERQFKKMQYVFGIHPRLEHYSCMVDLYCRAGLLVNARDVIRRIPYEPSRGMCATLVIACLIHGSKDIGEWAADLLREMEPVNWGHCLLIADMYTASGSWSKLEEVKRLMSIVGVAHEFAALGSSSINQEQSSDEERLVEVG, via the coding sequence ATGCCGTCTTCTCCTTACCGCGGTCTCACTGTAACCGAGCTTCGCAAGTTCATACCTAAATCTTGGAAACGCCACATCCCACAAACCCGCGATGACACATCAGTTCCTGTTGCTCTGTTCAAATCTGTCGGACAGTTCATCTCCCAAGGTCGTCTGTCCGAAGCTTTCAGAACTTTCTCTCTTCTACTTCTTCGTCACCAGTCTGGTTCTCATGAATTCGTTCTGCAATCAGCTGCTTCCCTTTTGTCGACATGCGTGGAGCTTAACGAGTTTGTTCCAGGGCAGCAGATTCACGCTCACTGTATCTCCTCCGGTTTGGAGTTTGATCCTGTTCTGGTCCCAAAGCTTGTTACTTTCTACTCTGCTTTTAATCTCCTCCACGAAGCTCAGACCATTACCGAGAGCTCTGACTTTAATCATCCCTTGCCGTGGAATGTGCTCATCGGTTCGTATGTTAGGAACAAACGGTTTCTTGAGGCAGTCTCTGCTTACAAGCGAATGATGAACAAAGGAATCCAACCGGATGCTTTTACGTACCCTTCTGTTCTCAAAGCTTGCGGAGCTTTACTGGATTTTGCATCTGGAAGAGTTGTTCATGGCTCCGTTGAGGTTAGCCCTCACAGACGCAGCTTGTATGTCTGCAATGCGTTGATATCTATGTATGCAAGATTTGGTAATGTGGACATTGCTCGGAGATTGTTTGACACCATGTCTGAACGGGACACTGTCTCGTGGAATACATTGATTAACTGTTATGCTTCTCAAGGCAAATGGGAGGAAGCTCTCGAGTTTTTCGATAGAATGAGTCTCTCTGGCGTAGACGCGACTGTTGTAACATGGAACACCTTAGCTGGAGTTCTTTTGCAGACAGGAGAGTATGTAAAGGCTTTGAGTTTTGTAGCGAAGATAAGAAATCACAATGTGAGTTTAGATTCTGTAGCTATGATTAATGGTTTGAAGGCATGCTCGCAGATTGGAGCTTTACGGTGGGGTAGAGAGTTCCATTGCCTTGCGATACGTAGCTGTTACGCTCGAATCGAGAACGTTGGAAATTCGTTGATCACAATGTACTCAAGATGTGGTGATCTTAATCACGCCTTCGTAGTGTTTCAGCAGATGGGAGCGAATGGTTTGAGTACATGGAACTCTATCGTCTCCGGTTATGCGCACAACGAGAGATCAGAAGAAACATGTTTCCTTCTGAGGGAGATGATGCTCGCTGGCTTTCACCCAAACCACGTTACTCTCGCCAGCGTTCTCGCGCTTTGTGCTCGAGTGGGAAGCCTGCAGCATGGGAGAGAGCTCCACTGCTACATCCTGAGGCGACAAAGCTGTTTCAATGACGGTTTAATCCTTTGGAACTCCCTTGTTGATATGTATTCAAAATCCGGGAAAATGGGAGCTGCCAAAAGGGTGTTTGAGTCGATGAGCAAGAGGGACAGAGTGACATACACTTCCTTGATAGATGGATACGGTATGTTGGGTGAAGGAGAAGTCGCCTTGGCGTGGTTCAAGGAAATGATCAGATCAGGTATGGAACCTGATCATGTAACCATGGTTGCAGTTTTATCAGCTTGTAGCCATTCCGATTTAGTGGGGGAAGGAGAAAGGCAGTTTAAGAAGATGCAGTATGTGTTTGGTATACACCCTCGCCTCGAACACTATTCATGTATGGTTGATCTCTACTGCAGAGCAGGTCTGCTTGTTAACGCCAGAGATGTAATCCGCAGAATCCCTTACGAGCCGTCTCGTGGTATGTGTGCTACTCTGGTAATAGCTTGTTTGATCCACGGAAGCAAAGACATTGGCGAATGGGCTGCAGATCTGCTACGGGAGATGGAGCCAGTGAATTGGGGACACTGTTTGTTGATAGCTGATATGTATACAGCTTCTGGTTCTTGGAGCAAGCTTGAAGAGGTGAAGAGGTTGATGAGTATTGTGGGAGTAGCTCATGAGTTTGCTGCTCTTGGTTCTTCTTCCATCAATCAGGAGCAAAGTTCAGACGAAGAACGTCTTGTAGAAGTAGGATAA
- the LOC106295134 gene encoding TVP38/TMEM64 family membrane protein slr0305, giving the protein MRSLTLTLRSSSLPFTFTSSSSSSFRRFHFLKPCSSSLKQTKKQQHSLRRSPPPSTAPPPKSLRWFFNPKSSDDEDDDAKSPKAESDEGSGGDAAVKGTILAGVLLIGTVGGFAGVGYVYRDQINTFLTQFSTFIEGYGPAGYALFIAVYAGLEILAIPALPLTMSAGLLFGSLVGTIIVSVSGTMAASVAFLIARYFARERILKLVEGNKKFLAIDKAIGENGFRVVTLLRLSPLLPFSLGNYLYGLTSVKFVPYVLGSWLGMLPGSWAYVSAGAFGRAIIQEESTVGLPGGNGQLLTLGLGLLVTAVAATYVTGLAKDAIKDIDDE; this is encoded by the exons ATGCGCAGCCTCACTCTAACTCTCAGATCCTCTTCTCTCCCATTCACCTTCACCTCCTCCTCCTCCTCCTCCTTCAGACGCTTCCATTTCCTCAAGCCATGTTCTTCTTCCCTCAAACAAACGAAGAAGCAGCAACACTCTCTCCGCCGCTCTCCGCCTCCTTCCACCGCCCCTCCTCCCAAAAGTCTCCGATGGTTCTTCAATCCCAAATCCAGCGACGACGAAGACGACGACGCTAAATCCCCCAAAGCCGAGAGCGACGAAGGATCGGGCGGGGATGCTGCTGTCAAGGGCACGATTCTGGCAGGAGTTTTGTTGATTGGCACTGTTGGTGGATTCGCCGGCGTTGGCTACGTCTACAGAGACCAGATCAATACCTTTCTCACTCAGTTCTCCACTTTCATCGAAG GTTATGGTCCGGCTGGGTATGCACTTTTCATTGCTGTCTACGCTGGCCTTGAG ATACTAGCCATTCCGGCTCTCCCGCTGACCATGTCGGCTGGTCTTCTCTTCGGTTCCCTCGTTGGCACCATCATAGTTTCCGTCAGTGGAACT ATGGCTGCTAGTGTTGCTTTTCTAATTGCAAGATACTTTGCCAGAGAGCGTATCCTTAAGTTAGTTGAAGGCAACAAGAAGTTCCTCGCCATTGATAAAGCCATTGGTGAGAATGGGTTTAGGGTTGTTACTCTCCTTCGCCTAAGCCCTCTCCTTCCTTTCTCTCTTGGCAATTACCTCTACGGCTTGACGTCTGTCAAGTTTGTGCCTTATGTACTTGGAAG TTGGTTAGGTATGCTTCCAGGATCTTGGGCTTATGTCAGCGCTGGAGCTTTTGGACGAGCAATCATT CAAGAAGAATCAACTGTTGGGTTGCCTGGAGGAAACGGCCAGCTTCTAACGCTCGGGTTGGGTCTGTTGGTAACTGCAGTAGCTGCAACATATGTAACTGGCCTAGCAAAG GATGCTATAAAGGATATTGATGATGAGTAG